In Drosophila subpulchrella strain 33 F10 #4 breed RU33 chromosome 3R, RU_Dsub_v1.1 Primary Assembly, whole genome shotgun sequence, the following are encoded in one genomic region:
- the LOC119549294 gene encoding uncharacterized protein LOC119549294 isoform X1 has product MVNVPPLLCSTPPPIDFGEEDDDSGLQSTIHLDEGDEYSNFGLVSSSKEPPAPPDPVGEFREKPPDLLENKQTAEAFNYQVKQAMDYDVFGVTAPPTPPPLSLELEEEELEEQVPSLKLDSLSLYSTESVSAASTLSPVAETEPVPPAPVMQTTKAPVLSHQVTLEDVSDDSDEECSPKKPKELFIREGAVDFFAIEVLASPTLPNGGGFPERDQEAGKISNLENTSQEEGFKSLENQEESSNNLANQLEKHENGLSDPKHLEETTNHWGKPAGYDGFQFANFDEPPEDLVHQDNIPESQETEEDDDFGDFADFSAAEPETKNSSVATAPFQPVFEAPPFLETEPIKAEVASPLEASIKIPSDPADDGFDDFQEFATPTNGSAGQSDDDDFGDFSEPVVAAVSLPPPPPPAAVHLSIDERVKPVLEMMFPQSKELESIGMDKRKPLAQCQRFNFGAIEHAQALDYQWSSSEMRHALVRSLGIDSRNILFGDKWNSSMPRFAANLSFDPLKPMKPLTSGSTLEVISSPSSHQGLENSTATTASQTETRTSPSHGEGSSGSVFGSASNSDGEERQNHSYQPAAIPSSESNHIESATAPPAAVVTPAAATLSTALPADSPAHQLNGGEQLHQQRAEQDQFDLRTTSSPAPPAQEEIVGSSMASYSVPLKETHIYTPSKSDTAVAKTTTLAPIDFDYEMAATGIIIDETVVKKEYRDVEYKPPFGLDSPSKLSGNGAASSFELPPQAEDDDFSDFQSMPAPRSRIDTPTFGEQMILSPAILLPQAIPLAKKPAASIEWGDNALSSINAEEMARIEELFSSQAKPLTISASVAKKPTPPKPVQSQTQEDDEWSDFVSVPVNQQQHLIANNNNNVNSNQRKPSAPREDDWSDFVSSTPPARPAPQFNSGAWQSANFYNNPLSLYQAQQQQQHPHSNLVPRSSGSTSSNNNNVPAIPQQIHIMHDFSTAPVSGGLGVGATYQQQHQRQQFQIGNAKVAPRISLIPDLSFVAPALPTNAGAFMGTLPKPSFGGKK; this is encoded by the exons GAAAG AACCCCCTGCGCCACCGGATCCTGTTGGGGAATTTCGAGAAAAGCCACCGGATTTGCTGGAAAATAAACAAACCGCCGAGGCATTCAATTACCAAGTAAAACAGGCGATGGATTACGATGTTTTCGGAGTAACAGCCCCGCCCACGCCGCCGCCCCTGAGTCTGGAGCTCGAGGAGGAGGAACTGGAGGAGCAGGTGCCCTCCCTAAAGCTAGACAGTCTAAGTCTCTACTCCACGGAAAGCGTGTCTGCCGCCTCCACACTCTCACCCGTTGCGGAAACGGAGCCAGTGCCTCCAGCCCCCGTGATGCAAACAACCAAAGCCCCTGTACTCAGCCATCAAGTCACGCTGGAGGACGTGTCCGATGACAGCGATGAGGAGTGCTCGCCAAAGAAGCCCAAAGAATTATTTATACGCGAGGGAGCCGTGGATTTCTTTGCCATCGAGGTGCTAGCCTCACCCACATTACCAAATGGAGGAGGTTTTCCGGAGCGGGATCAGGAAGCAGGGAAAATATCAAACCTAGAGAATACCTCCCAAGAAGAAGGCTTTAAAAGTTTGGAAAACCAGGAGGAAAGTTCAAATAACTTGGCGAATCAGTTGGAAAAACACGAAAACGGCTTATCAGATCCCAAACACCTAGAGGAAACCACCAACCACTGGGGTAAACCTGCGGGTTATGATGGTTTTCAATTTGCAAACTTTGATGAGCCGCCAGAAGACCTAGTACATCAAGACAATATCCCAGAAAGTCAGGAAACCGAGGAAGATGATGACTTTGGTGACTTTGCGGACTTCTCAGCAGCAGAACCTGAAACCAAGAACTCTTCAGTAGCGACAGCTCCTTTTCAACCTGTCTTTGAGGCACCACCTTTCCTAGAAACGGAACCTATTAAGGCGGAGGTAGCTTCTCCCTTGGAGGCTTCCATAAAAATTCCTTCAGACCCAGCAGATGATGGCTTCGATGACTTCCAAGAATTTGCCACTCCCACGAATGGAAGTGCTGGCCAAAGCGACGACGATGATTTTGGCGACTTCTCAGAGCCCGTTGTGGCTGCCGTTTCATTacctccgccgccgccgccagcTGCTGTCCACCTGAGCATCGATGAGAGGGTGAAACCAGTCCTGGAGATGATGTTCCCGCAATCCAAAGAGCTGGAAAGCATAGGCATGGACAAGCGGAAGCCTCTAGCGCAGTGTCAGCGGTTTAATTTTGGCGCCATCGAGCATGCCCAAGCCCTGGACTATCAATGGAGCAGCTCGGAGATGAGGCATGCTCTCGTTCGATCGCTGGGCATCGATTCGAGAAATATA ctcTTCGGCGACAAGTGGAACTCATCAATGCCGCGTTTTGCCGCCAACCTGAGCTTCGATCCCCTGAAGCCGATGAAACCTCTAACGAGCGGTAGCACCTTGGAAGTGATTTCCAGTCCCAGCAGTCACCAGG GACTGGAAAACTCCACCGCAACAACGGCGAGCCAAACTGAAACGCGGACTAGCCCGTCTCATGGGGAAGGGTCCTCCGGCTCCGTCTTCGGTTCCGCCAGCAATTCCGACGGCGAGGAGCGTCAGAACCATAGCTACCAGCCAGCTGCAATCCCCAGCTCCGAATCGAACCATATTGAATCCGCAACAGCGCCACCAGCAGCAGTTGTTACTCCAGCAGCAGCGACGCTATCGACTGCTCTACCAGCAGACAGCCCTGCCCACCAGCTCAACGGCGGTGAGCAGCTGCATCAGCAGCGGGCGGAGCAGGACCAGTTTGATTTGAGGACCACTTCGTCGCCCGCACCGCCAGCTCAGGAGGAGATCGTGGGCAGCTCGATGGCCAGCTATTCGGTGCCGCTGAAGGAGACCCACATCTACACGCCCTCCAAATCGGATACGGCGGTGGCCAAGACCACCACGCTGGCACCCATTGATTTCGACTATGAGATGGCGGCCACTGGCATTATTATCGATGAGACGGTGGTCAAGAAGGAGTATCGCGATGTAGAGTACAAGCCACCATTTGGTCTGGATTCACCCAGCAAGTTGAGTGGCAATGGAGCTGCCAGCAGCTTCGAGTTGCCGCCGCAGGCGGAAGACGATGACTTCAGTGACTTTCAATCGATGCCGGCGCCCAGGTCGAGAATCGATACACCCACTTTTGGGGAACAGATGATCCTGAGTCCGGCCATTCTATTGCCCCAAGCCATTCCGCTGGCGAAGAAGCCAGCGGCGTCTATAGAATGGGGAGACAATGCCTTGTCCAGCATAAATGCCGAGGAGATGGCCAGAATAGAGGAGTTGTTCTCGTCACAAGCCAAACCACTCACCATTAGCGCTTCGGTGGCTAAGAAACCCACTCCTCCCAAGCCAGTTCAATCTCAGACGCAAGAGGATGATGAATGGTCGGATTTTGTCTCTGTTCCAGTTAACCAACAGCAGCACTTAATCGctaacaacaataacaatgtgAACAGCAACCAGAGGAAACCATCTGCTCCAAGGGAAGATGATTGGTCGGATTTTGTGAGCAGTACTCCACCCGCTCGACCGGCGCCACAATTCAATTCCGGTGCCTGGCAGAGCGCTAACTTCTACAACAATCCCTTGAGCCTGTACCaagcacagcagcaacagcagcatcCCCACAGCAATCTGGTGCCCCGAAGCAGCGGCAGCACAAgcagcaataacaacaatgTGCCAGCCATTCCACAGCAAATACACATCATGCATGACTTCTCGACGGCGCCCGTGTCTGGAGGATTGGGTGTAGGCGCCACctaccagcagcagcatcagcgaCAGCAGTTCCAAATCGGCAACGCCAAGGTGGCGCCACGCATCTCCCTGATCCCCGATCTTAGCTTTGTGGCACCGGCTTTGCCCACAAATGCTGGCGCCTTCATGGGTACGCTTCCGAAACCGAGTTTCGGTGGCAAGAAATGA
- the LOC119549294 gene encoding uncharacterized protein LOC119549294 isoform X2 yields the protein MVNVPPLLCSTPPPIDFGEEDDDSGLQSTIHLDEGDEYSNFGLVSSSKEPPAPPDPVGEFREKPPDLLENKQTAEAFNYQVKQAMDYDVFGVTAPPTPPPLSLELEEEELEEQVPSLKLDSLSLYSTESVSAASTLSPVAETEPVPPAPVMQTTKAPVLSHQVTLEDVSDDSDEECSPKKPKELFIREGAVDFFAIEVLASPTLPNGGGFPERDQEAGKISNLENTSQEEGFKSLENQEESSNNLANQLEKHENGLSDPKHLEETTNHWGKPAGYDGFQFANFDEPPEDLVHQDNIPESQETEEDDDFGDFADFSAAEPETKNSSVATAPFQPVFEAPPFLETEPIKAEVASPLEASIKIPSDPADDGFDDFQEFATPTNGSAGQSDDDDFGDFSEPVVAAVSLPPPPPPAAVHLSIDERVKPVLEMMFPQSKELESIGMDKRKPLAQCQRFNFGAIEHAQALDYQWSSSEMRHALVRSLGIDSRNILFGDKWNSSMPRFAANLSFDPLKPMKPLTSGSTLEVISSPSSHQESHVQTLQLEQLDQLMVVANADKINLVTSNSHTNNNNNVDNDNGENDVAAPVDQLDDKPPVMDLMTNHNNHNLTIDLHHSPPLTHFATICNNNNNNNNVNNNLNNNNHDKNTATMTIPINTNLTAHDALLDFRLENSTATTASQTETRTSPSHGEGSSGSVFGSASNSDGEERQNHSYQPAAIPSSESNHIESATAPPAAVVTPAAATLSTALPADSPAHQLNGGEQLHQQRAEQDQFDLRTTSSPAPPAQEEIVGSSMASYSVPLKETHIYTPSKSDTAVAKTTTLAPIDFDYEMAATGIIIDETVVKKEYRDVEYKPPFGLDSPSKLSGNGAASSFELPPQAEDDDFSDFQSMPAPRSRIDTPTFGEQMILSPAILLPQAIPLAKKPAASIEWGDNALSSINAEEMARIEELFSSQAKPLTISASVAKKPTPPKPVQSQTQEDDEWSDFVSVPVNQQQHLIANNNNNVNSNQRKPSAPREDDWSDFVSSTPPARPAPQFNSGAWQSANFYNNPLSLYQAQQQQQHPHSNLVPRSSGSTSSNNNNVPAIPQQIHIMHDFSTAPVSGGLGVGATYQQQHQRQQFQIGNAKVAPRISLIPDLSFVAPALPTNAGAFMGTLPKPSFGGKK from the exons GAAAG AACCCCCTGCGCCACCGGATCCTGTTGGGGAATTTCGAGAAAAGCCACCGGATTTGCTGGAAAATAAACAAACCGCCGAGGCATTCAATTACCAAGTAAAACAGGCGATGGATTACGATGTTTTCGGAGTAACAGCCCCGCCCACGCCGCCGCCCCTGAGTCTGGAGCTCGAGGAGGAGGAACTGGAGGAGCAGGTGCCCTCCCTAAAGCTAGACAGTCTAAGTCTCTACTCCACGGAAAGCGTGTCTGCCGCCTCCACACTCTCACCCGTTGCGGAAACGGAGCCAGTGCCTCCAGCCCCCGTGATGCAAACAACCAAAGCCCCTGTACTCAGCCATCAAGTCACGCTGGAGGACGTGTCCGATGACAGCGATGAGGAGTGCTCGCCAAAGAAGCCCAAAGAATTATTTATACGCGAGGGAGCCGTGGATTTCTTTGCCATCGAGGTGCTAGCCTCACCCACATTACCAAATGGAGGAGGTTTTCCGGAGCGGGATCAGGAAGCAGGGAAAATATCAAACCTAGAGAATACCTCCCAAGAAGAAGGCTTTAAAAGTTTGGAAAACCAGGAGGAAAGTTCAAATAACTTGGCGAATCAGTTGGAAAAACACGAAAACGGCTTATCAGATCCCAAACACCTAGAGGAAACCACCAACCACTGGGGTAAACCTGCGGGTTATGATGGTTTTCAATTTGCAAACTTTGATGAGCCGCCAGAAGACCTAGTACATCAAGACAATATCCCAGAAAGTCAGGAAACCGAGGAAGATGATGACTTTGGTGACTTTGCGGACTTCTCAGCAGCAGAACCTGAAACCAAGAACTCTTCAGTAGCGACAGCTCCTTTTCAACCTGTCTTTGAGGCACCACCTTTCCTAGAAACGGAACCTATTAAGGCGGAGGTAGCTTCTCCCTTGGAGGCTTCCATAAAAATTCCTTCAGACCCAGCAGATGATGGCTTCGATGACTTCCAAGAATTTGCCACTCCCACGAATGGAAGTGCTGGCCAAAGCGACGACGATGATTTTGGCGACTTCTCAGAGCCCGTTGTGGCTGCCGTTTCATTacctccgccgccgccgccagcTGCTGTCCACCTGAGCATCGATGAGAGGGTGAAACCAGTCCTGGAGATGATGTTCCCGCAATCCAAAGAGCTGGAAAGCATAGGCATGGACAAGCGGAAGCCTCTAGCGCAGTGTCAGCGGTTTAATTTTGGCGCCATCGAGCATGCCCAAGCCCTGGACTATCAATGGAGCAGCTCGGAGATGAGGCATGCTCTCGTTCGATCGCTGGGCATCGATTCGAGAAATATA ctcTTCGGCGACAAGTGGAACTCATCAATGCCGCGTTTTGCCGCCAACCTGAGCTTCGATCCCCTGAAGCCGATGAAACCTCTAACGAGCGGTAGCACCTTGGAAGTGATTTCCAGTCCCAGCAGTCACCAGG AATCACATGTACAGACATTACAATTGGAACAACTAGACCAACTAATGGTGGTGGCTAATGctgataaaataaatcttGTTACCTCTAACTCCCAcaccaataacaacaacaacgttgACAACGATAATGGTGAAAACGACGTTGCTGCTCCCGTTGATCAACTGGATGATAAACCACCTGTGATGGATTTGATGACCAACCATAACAATCACAAtttgacaatcgatttgcaccaCTCGCCACCACTCACACATTTTGCCACCAtctgcaacaacaacaataataacaataacgTTAATAACAATCTTAACAACAACAATCATGATAAAAATACTGCAACAATGACAATACCAATTAACACAAATCTCACTGCTCACGACGCCTTGCTGGATTTTA GACTGGAAAACTCCACCGCAACAACGGCGAGCCAAACTGAAACGCGGACTAGCCCGTCTCATGGGGAAGGGTCCTCCGGCTCCGTCTTCGGTTCCGCCAGCAATTCCGACGGCGAGGAGCGTCAGAACCATAGCTACCAGCCAGCTGCAATCCCCAGCTCCGAATCGAACCATATTGAATCCGCAACAGCGCCACCAGCAGCAGTTGTTACTCCAGCAGCAGCGACGCTATCGACTGCTCTACCAGCAGACAGCCCTGCCCACCAGCTCAACGGCGGTGAGCAGCTGCATCAGCAGCGGGCGGAGCAGGACCAGTTTGATTTGAGGACCACTTCGTCGCCCGCACCGCCAGCTCAGGAGGAGATCGTGGGCAGCTCGATGGCCAGCTATTCGGTGCCGCTGAAGGAGACCCACATCTACACGCCCTCCAAATCGGATACGGCGGTGGCCAAGACCACCACGCTGGCACCCATTGATTTCGACTATGAGATGGCGGCCACTGGCATTATTATCGATGAGACGGTGGTCAAGAAGGAGTATCGCGATGTAGAGTACAAGCCACCATTTGGTCTGGATTCACCCAGCAAGTTGAGTGGCAATGGAGCTGCCAGCAGCTTCGAGTTGCCGCCGCAGGCGGAAGACGATGACTTCAGTGACTTTCAATCGATGCCGGCGCCCAGGTCGAGAATCGATACACCCACTTTTGGGGAACAGATGATCCTGAGTCCGGCCATTCTATTGCCCCAAGCCATTCCGCTGGCGAAGAAGCCAGCGGCGTCTATAGAATGGGGAGACAATGCCTTGTCCAGCATAAATGCCGAGGAGATGGCCAGAATAGAGGAGTTGTTCTCGTCACAAGCCAAACCACTCACCATTAGCGCTTCGGTGGCTAAGAAACCCACTCCTCCCAAGCCAGTTCAATCTCAGACGCAAGAGGATGATGAATGGTCGGATTTTGTCTCTGTTCCAGTTAACCAACAGCAGCACTTAATCGctaacaacaataacaatgtgAACAGCAACCAGAGGAAACCATCTGCTCCAAGGGAAGATGATTGGTCGGATTTTGTGAGCAGTACTCCACCCGCTCGACCGGCGCCACAATTCAATTCCGGTGCCTGGCAGAGCGCTAACTTCTACAACAATCCCTTGAGCCTGTACCaagcacagcagcaacagcagcatcCCCACAGCAATCTGGTGCCCCGAAGCAGCGGCAGCACAAgcagcaataacaacaatgTGCCAGCCATTCCACAGCAAATACACATCATGCATGACTTCTCGACGGCGCCCGTGTCTGGAGGATTGGGTGTAGGCGCCACctaccagcagcagcatcagcgaCAGCAGTTCCAAATCGGCAACGCCAAGGTGGCGCCACGCATCTCCCTGATCCCCGATCTTAGCTTTGTGGCACCGGCTTTGCCCACAAATGCTGGCGCCTTCATGGGTACGCTTCCGAAACCGAGTTTCGGTGGCAAGAAATGA